A section of the Primulina eburnea isolate SZY01 chromosome 1, ASM2296580v1, whole genome shotgun sequence genome encodes:
- the LOC140804634 gene encoding dolichyl-diphosphooligosaccharide--protein glycosyltransferase 48 kDa subunit-like, whose protein sequence is MAGSKSFDIFLLILNLLSIFPFQSFSFSPDRPTDRRILVLLDDLSLKSSHSLFFSSLQSRGYDVDFKLADDPTIAVKRYGQYLYDGLVIFSPSVDGFGGSLDVEGVLDFVDSGHDLILTADSNASDLIRNIAAECGVDFDEGPISMVIDHSNYAVSETEGDHTLIAADDFIQSDVILGTKKIEAPVLFKGIGHSLNPENSLVLKVLSASASAYSANPSTKLSSPPSLIGTAISLVSVVQARNNARILISGSLNMFSNRLFRSGVQKAGNLNKYVKSGNEQFVTELSKWIFHERGHLKSVNIKHNKVGETEEPQTYRINDNLEFSVEIFEWSGTSWVPYVANDVQVQFYMMSPYVLKTLSTDQKGKYHTSFKVPDVYGVFQFKIEYQRLGYTSLSLSKQIPVRPFRHNEYERFIVTAFPYYGASFSMMAGFFVFSFIYLYHK, encoded by the exons ATGGCGGGATCAAAATCCTTCGACATTTTCCTCTTGATTCTGAATCTTCTTTCAATTTTCCCTTTCCAAAGCTTCTCGTTCTCCCCAGACCGTCCCACCGATCGCCGCATTCTGGTATTGCTGGACGATCTGTCGCTTAAATCATCCCACTCGCTGTTCTTTTCATCCCTCCAATCCCGCGGCTACGACGTTGATTTCAAGCTCGCGGATGATCCCACCATCGCCGTGAAGCGCTATGGCCAGTATTTGTACGACGGTCTCGTCATCTTCTCTCCCTCTGTTGACG GGTTTGGAGGGTCGTTGGATGTGGAGGGGGTTTTGGATTTTGTTGACTCGGGGCATGATTTGATTTTGACTGCGGATTCAAATGCCTCCGATTTGATCCGTAACATTGCTGCTGAATGTGGGGTGGATTTCGACGAG GGTCCCATAAGCATGGTCATAGATCATTCTAATTATGCTGTCTCAGAAACAGAGGGAGATCACACACTAATTGCAGCTGACGATTTTATTCAATCTGATGTTATTTTGGGAACTAAAAAGATCGAG GCCCCTGTGCTTTTCAAAGGTATCGGGCATTCACTGAATCCAGAAAATAGCTTG GTTTTAAAGGTTCTTTCTGCGTCTGCTTCTGCATACTCTGCTAATCCTAGCACAAAGTTGTCTAGCCCACCATCGCTTATCGGAACTGCTATCTCTCTAGTTTCAGTTGTGCAG GCTAGAAATAATGCAAGGATTTTGATCTCTGGCTCATTAAACATGTTTAGCAACAG GTTGTTCAGATCAGGGGTGCAAAAGGCCGGAAACTTGAATAA ATATGTAAAATCTGGAAATGAACAGTTTGTTACTGAACTTAGCAAATGGATTTTCCATGAAAGGGGTCATCTTAAG TCTGTCAACATTAAGCATAACAAAGTTGGTGAAACAGAAGAACCTCAAACGTATCGGATCAATGATAACCTG GAATTTTCTGTTGAAATCTTTGAGTGGTCGGGTACTAGTTGGGTACCATATGTTGCAAATGACGTTCAAGTGCAGTTCTACATGATGAGCCCATATGTCTTGAAAACATTGTCAACAGATCAGAAG GGGAAGTATCACACTTCATTCAAGGTACCTGATGTTTATGGAGTATTCCAGTTTAAGATTGAATATCAGAGGCTGGGATATACTAGTTTATCTCTTTCAAAGCAG ATTCCTGTACGACCTTTTAGACACAATGAATATGAGAGGTTTATTGTCACGGCGTTTCCCTACTATGGTGCTTCGTTCTCCATG ATGGCTGGATTCTTCGTCTTCAGTTTCATTTACCTCTACCACAAGTGA
- the LOC140804719 gene encoding protein BZR1 homolog 1-like produces the protein MTAGGSSTGRLPTWKERENNKRRERKRRAIAAKIFAGLRAQGDFKLPKHCDNNEVLKALCAEAGWLVEEDGTTYRKGSNRPISETPLPPTIMSFPPSIQPSPNSSAFPSPAPSYHASPTSSSFPSPSRCDGYSASYNLPIIRKSTSFSSSLPPLRISNSAPITPPLSSPTRTSKPMLPWGSIPNAPMNSLFHPFFAVSAPSSPKRPRRFTPIPIPEGDESEFSTSNAARWVSFRTDPASAPPLSPTYNLVKPLAHPNSLQDTFDGSGEYRWRSSSAKRLCGPELEFGKGAVKAWEGEIIHDIGMDDLELTLGSRKACA, from the exons ATGACGGCGGGAGGTTCATCGACAGGGCGGCTGCCGACATGGAAGGAGAGGGAGAACAACAAGAGGAGAGAGAGGAAGAGGAGAGCCATAGCCGCCAAAATCTTCGCCGGTCTTCGAGCACAGGGGGACTTTAAGCTCCCTAAACACTGCGACAATAACGAAGTCTTGAAGGCTCTTTGCGCCGAAGCAGGTTGGCTTGTTGAGGAAGATGGCACCACTTATCGCAAG GGATCCAATCGACCAATTTCGGAGACACCATTGCCTCCTACCATTATGAGCTTCCCTCCATCAATCCAACCGAGCCCGAATTCTTCAGCATTCCCGAGTCCAGCACCTTCTTACCATGCCAGCCCCACATCCTCGTCCTTCCCAAGTCCATCTCGCTGTGATGGATACTCGGCCTCATACAATCTCCCTATCATTCGAAAGTCAACATCTTTCTCCTCCTCCCTTCCTCCACTTCGTATTTCCAATAGTGCCCCCATTACTCCTCCACTTTCTTCTCCGACCAGAACTTCAAAACCCATGCTGCCTTGGGGATCTATTCCCAATGCTCCAATGAATTCTTTATTCCACCCATTTTTCGCTGTTTCAGCCCCATCTAGTCCAAAACGCCCTCGTCGTTTCACACCCATCCCAATTCCAGAAGGTGACGAATCTGAGTTTTCTACATCAAATGCTGCTCGTTGGGTCAGTTTCCGGACAGATCCAGCCTCGGCTCCTCCCCTTTCACCAACTTATAACCTTGTGAAACCTTTGGCTCATCCGAATTCTCTCCAAGATACATTTGATGGCTCTGGTGAATATAGATGGAGATCATCCTCAGCAAAGAGGTTGTGTGGCCCTGAGCTCGAGTTTGGTAAGGGTGCGGTTAAGGCGTGGGAGGGTGAAATAATACATGACATTGGAATGGATGATTTGGAACTAACACTTGGGAGCAGAAAGGCTTGTGCCTAA
- the LOC140804931 gene encoding anthocyanidin 3-O-glucosyltransferase 5-like — protein sequence MDDSSSSKLYVIILSSPGAGHLIPVLVLANRLASKYGVRSTVLQVTTAMSPETNLVNPPTDKELVETIRLPPVDISNLVGPDTKVVTQLCLMMREAVPLVRSAVAAMDRRPDALFVDLFGSESLHIADEYNMPKYLYCTSTAWFLALSVYCPILDEIIEGQYVDEPEHLKIPGCKPVRPEDVVDPMLDRGDQQYREYLRMGMEFTLCDGILVNTYEDWEAKTLQAFRENEAMKSVLKSPVYPIGPLTRPVEQTGLKSEFRDWLDKQPNQSVLFVSFGSGGVLSAEQTRELAWGLELSQHRFLWVIRPPTKRGVDDAFFAANGGAEDDYLPKGFLDRTKNIGILVPEWAQQVEILAHPSVGGFLSHCGWNSTLESITSGVPMIAWPLYAEQRLNATMLVEELGVAVRPEVLPTKKVVGREEIEKTVRTLMAHKDGQAMRDRAKQLKTSATNGLISEAGSANKSICKILSNIEAKHK from the coding sequence ATGGATGACTCCTCAAGCAGCAAGCTTTACGTCATTATACTCTCCAGTCCAGGCGCCGGACACCTTATCCCTGTTCTTGTCCTCGCCAACCGCCTCGCCTCCAAATACGGTGTCCGCTCCACCGTCCTCCAAGTCACAACAGCCATGTCGCCAGAAACCAATCTGGTAAACCCCCCCACAGACAAGGAGCTCGTCGAAACCATCCGACTTCCTCCTGTTGACATTTCCAACCTCGTAGGCCCTGATACCAAAGTGGTGACGCAACTGTGCTTGATGATGCGGGAAGCTGTTCCGCTTGTCCGCTCCGCGGTGGCCGCCATGGACCGCCGTCCCGACGCCCTCTTCGTGGATCTTTTCGGGAGTGAATCACTGCATATTGCGGATGAGTACAACATGCCCAAGTACTTGTACTGTACTTCCACTGCATGGTTTCTTGCGTTGTCTGTGTATTGCCCGATTCTTGACGAGATAATCGAGGGCCAATACGTTGATGAACCGGAGCACTTGAAAATTCCGGGATGCAAGCCGGTTAGGCCCGAGGACGTCGTGGACCCTATGCTGGACCGGGGTGATCAACAGTATCGAGAGTATTTAAGAATGGGGATGGAGTTCACTTTATGTGATGGGATTCTGGTAAACACTTATGAAGATTGGGAGGCCAAAACCCTCCAAGCTTTCAGGGAAAACGAAGCTATGAAATCAGTACTCAAGTCGCCAGTTTATCCCATCGGACCGTTAACGAGACCTGTCGAACAGACAGGTCTGAAGAGTGAATTTAGGGATTGGTTAGATAAGCAGCCCAATCAAAGTGTTCTTTTCGTGTCATTCGGAAGTGGCGGGGTGTTGTCGGCCGAGCAAACCAGAGAGCTAGCTTGGGGGCTGGAGCTGAGCCAACATAGGTTTCTGTGGGTGATCCGACCGCCGACTAAACGTGGTGTGGATGATGCGTTCTTCGCGGCCAACGGAGGGGCGGAAGATGACTATCTGCCTAAAGGGTTTTTAGACAGAACCAAAAATATCGGAATACTCGTCCCCGAATGGGCGCAACAGGTCGAAATCCTTGCGCATCCATCGGTAGGAGGATTCTTGTCGCACTGTGGATGGAACTCGACGTTGGAAAGCATAACGAGTGGCGTACCGATGATAGCTTGGCCACTCTACGCTGAGCAAAGGTTGAATGCCACCATGTTGGTGGAGGAGCTCGGGGTGGCGGTGCGGCCGGAGGTGTTGCCGACGAAGAAAGTGGTGGGGAGGGAGGAGATAGAGAAGACGGTTAGGACTTTGATGGCCCACAAAGATGGGCAAGCAATGAGGGATAGGGCTAAACAATTGAAAACTAGTGCTACAAATGGCCTAATTAGCGAAGCAGGCTCGGCTAACAAATCCATTTGCAAGATTCTATCAAACATCGAGGCCAAACACAAATAG
- the LOC140805011 gene encoding aminopeptidase P1-like isoform X1, protein MAEETMLSLRSLMAAHSPPLDALVVPSEDYHQSEYVSERDKRRAFVSEFTGSAGLALITASEALLWTDGRYFLQAEQQLSCQWKLMRMGEDPTVDIWMADNLPKGAAIGFDPWCVSVDTAQKWEHAFAKKQQKLIQTATNLVDKVWTSRPPPERNPVVVHPLEFAGCSVEDKLKDLREKFVSERARAIILTALDEVAWLYNIRGADVSYCPVVHAYAIVTLASAFFYVDREKLSAEVISCMEKNGVEVRDYGAVSSDVVLLASDELTSTCSNKVTEHENSNNLDNEKDNSGMIVHYNSAEESAKDLIWVDPGACCFALYSKLNMDKVFLQSSPLALAKALKNQVEMEGLKNAHIRDGAAVVQYLAWLDNKMQEIYGASGYFLESDINKKHQSKTTKLTEVSVSDKLEEFRATKEHFWGLSFPTISSVGPNGAIIHYGPEAETCAELDPNSMYLFDSGAQYLDGTTDITRTVHFGKPTAHEKASYSAVLKGHIGLGNAIFPNGTTGHVLDILARLPLWKDGLDYRHGTGHGIGSFLNVHEGPHQISFRPAAQNVPLQPSMTVTDEPGYYEDGKFGVRLENVLIVKEADTKFNFGDKGYLQFEHITWAPYQSKLIDVSLLVPEEIEWLNNYHSRCREILAPYLNTSEIEWLRKATEPIVA, encoded by the exons ATGGCGGAAGAAACAATGCTCTCTCTTAGGTCCTTAATGGCCGCTCACTCTCCGCCCCTCGACGCTTTAGTCGTTCCTTCTGAAGATTATCACCAG AGCGAGTACGTGTCTGAGCGGGACAAACGAAGGGCATTCGTGTCTGAATTCACCGGAAGCGCTg GTTTAGCACTTATAACAGCAAGTGAGGCACTACTTTGGACAGATGGGCGATACTTTTTGCAGGCGGAGCAACAACTAAGCTGTCAGTGGAAGCTAATGCGTATGGGAGAAGACCCAACTGTTGACATCTGGATGGCTGAT AATCTACCGAAAGGTGCAGCTATTGGTTTTGATCCTTGGTGTGTCTCAGTCGACACAGCACAGAAATGGGAGCATGCGTTTGCTAAGAAACAACAGAAGCTGATTCAAACGGCAACAAACTTGGTAGATAAGGTTTGGACTAGTAGGCCACCTCCTGAAAGAAATCCTGTTGTTGTGCATCCACTTGAATTTGCTGGTTGTTCTGTTGAAGATAAATTAAAGGATTTGAGGGAAAAGTTCGTGTCTGAAAGAGCTCGTGCAATAATACTCACGGCATTAGACGAG GTGGCTTGGTTATACAACATTCGTGGTGCTGATGTTTCCTACTGTCCAGTTGTTCATGCATATGCTATTGTAACTTTGGCTTCAGCTTTCTTTTATGTGGACCGAGAAAAGTTGTCTGCTGAG GTAATCTCATGCATGGAGAAAAATGGCGTTGAAGTGCGGGATTACGGTGCAGTAAGCTCTGATGTTGTCTTACTTGCATCTGATGAACTTACTTCCACCTGTTCAAACAAAGTAACTGAACATGAAAATTCAAATAACCTGGACAATGAGAAAGACAACTCTGGGATGATAGTGCATTATAATTCTGCAGAAGAGAGTGCCAAAGACCTCATATGGGTCGATCCTGGTGCATGCTGCTTTGCATTGTATTCAAAACTAAACATGGACAAGGTTTTCCTGCAGTCATCACCTTTAGCTCTTGCGAAAGCCTTGAAG AATCAGGTTGAGATGGAAGGATTGAAGAACGCACACATTCGAGATGGTGCCGCTGTTGTGCAATACCTAGCTTGGTTAGACAATAAG ATGCAGGAGATTTATGGTGCTTCTGGTTACTTTCTGGAAAGTGATATCAATAAGAAACATCAATC GAAAACAACAAAGCTGACTGAAGTGTCTGTAAGTGATAAGCTAGAGGAGTTCCGTGCAACTAAAGAG CATTTTTGGGGATTGAGTTTTCCAACCATTTCATCTGTTGGTCCAAATGGAGCAATTATACACTATGGTCCAGAGGCAGAAACATGTGCTGAACTTGATCCAAACAGTATGTACTTGTTTGATTCAGGAGCGCAG TATCTAGATGGAACAACTGACATAACTCGAACAGTACATTTTGGAAAACCTACGGCACATGAGAAAGCAAGTTATTCAGCG GTTCTCAAGGGCCACATTGGCTTGGGGAATGCTATATTTCCAAATGGAACCACGG GTCATGTTCTTGATATTCTAGCACGACTTCCATTGTGGAAAGATGGGCTTGATTACAGACATGGAACCGGCCATGGAATTGGGTCATTCCTAAATGTTCATGAAG GACCTCATCAGATTAGCTTCAGGCCAGCTGCACAGAACGTGCCATTACAGCCTTCGATGACTGTGACAGATG AACCTGGTTATTACGAGGATGGGAAATTTGGTGTAAGACTGGAGAATGTGCTGATAGTTAAAGAGGCTGATACAAAGTTCAATTTTGGTGACAAGGGCTACTTACAATTTGAGCATATCACATGG GCACCATATCAAAGCAAGCTGATAGATGTGAGCCTCCTCGTGCCCGAAGAAATCGAATGGTTGAACAACTATCATTCCAGATGTAGGGAGATTCTGGCACCATATCTGAACACTTCCGAGATTGAATGGCTGAGGAAAGCTACTGAACCTATTGTTGCTTGA
- the LOC140805011 gene encoding aminopeptidase P1-like isoform X2: MAEETMLSLRSLMAAHSPPLDALVVPSEDYHQSEYVSERDKRRAFVSEFTGSAGLALITASEALLWTDGRYFLQAEQQLSCQWKLMRMGEDPTVDIWMADNLPKGAAIGFDPWCVSVDTAQKWEHAFAKKQQKLIQTATNLVDKVWTSRPPPERNPVVVHPLEFAGCSVEDKLKDLREKFVSERARAIILTALDEVAWLYNIRGADVSYCPVVHAYAIVTLASAFFYVDREKLSAEVISCMEKNGVEVRDYGAVSSDVVLLASDELTSTCSNKVTEHENSNNLDNEKDNSGMIVHYNSAEESAKDLIWVDPGACCFALYSKLNMDKVFLQSSPLALAKALKNQVEMEGLKNAHIRDGAAVVQYLAWLDNKMQEIYGASGYFLESDINKKHQSKTTKLTEVSVSDKLEEFRATKEHFWGLSFPTISSVGPNGAIIHYGPEAETCAELDPNSMYLFDSGAQYLDGTTDITRTVHFGKPTAHEKASYSAVLKGHIGLGNAIFPNGTTGHVLDILARLPLWKDGLDYRHGTGHGIGSFLNVHEVGKHCKARL; this comes from the exons ATGGCGGAAGAAACAATGCTCTCTCTTAGGTCCTTAATGGCCGCTCACTCTCCGCCCCTCGACGCTTTAGTCGTTCCTTCTGAAGATTATCACCAG AGCGAGTACGTGTCTGAGCGGGACAAACGAAGGGCATTCGTGTCTGAATTCACCGGAAGCGCTg GTTTAGCACTTATAACAGCAAGTGAGGCACTACTTTGGACAGATGGGCGATACTTTTTGCAGGCGGAGCAACAACTAAGCTGTCAGTGGAAGCTAATGCGTATGGGAGAAGACCCAACTGTTGACATCTGGATGGCTGAT AATCTACCGAAAGGTGCAGCTATTGGTTTTGATCCTTGGTGTGTCTCAGTCGACACAGCACAGAAATGGGAGCATGCGTTTGCTAAGAAACAACAGAAGCTGATTCAAACGGCAACAAACTTGGTAGATAAGGTTTGGACTAGTAGGCCACCTCCTGAAAGAAATCCTGTTGTTGTGCATCCACTTGAATTTGCTGGTTGTTCTGTTGAAGATAAATTAAAGGATTTGAGGGAAAAGTTCGTGTCTGAAAGAGCTCGTGCAATAATACTCACGGCATTAGACGAG GTGGCTTGGTTATACAACATTCGTGGTGCTGATGTTTCCTACTGTCCAGTTGTTCATGCATATGCTATTGTAACTTTGGCTTCAGCTTTCTTTTATGTGGACCGAGAAAAGTTGTCTGCTGAG GTAATCTCATGCATGGAGAAAAATGGCGTTGAAGTGCGGGATTACGGTGCAGTAAGCTCTGATGTTGTCTTACTTGCATCTGATGAACTTACTTCCACCTGTTCAAACAAAGTAACTGAACATGAAAATTCAAATAACCTGGACAATGAGAAAGACAACTCTGGGATGATAGTGCATTATAATTCTGCAGAAGAGAGTGCCAAAGACCTCATATGGGTCGATCCTGGTGCATGCTGCTTTGCATTGTATTCAAAACTAAACATGGACAAGGTTTTCCTGCAGTCATCACCTTTAGCTCTTGCGAAAGCCTTGAAG AATCAGGTTGAGATGGAAGGATTGAAGAACGCACACATTCGAGATGGTGCCGCTGTTGTGCAATACCTAGCTTGGTTAGACAATAAG ATGCAGGAGATTTATGGTGCTTCTGGTTACTTTCTGGAAAGTGATATCAATAAGAAACATCAATC GAAAACAACAAAGCTGACTGAAGTGTCTGTAAGTGATAAGCTAGAGGAGTTCCGTGCAACTAAAGAG CATTTTTGGGGATTGAGTTTTCCAACCATTTCATCTGTTGGTCCAAATGGAGCAATTATACACTATGGTCCAGAGGCAGAAACATGTGCTGAACTTGATCCAAACAGTATGTACTTGTTTGATTCAGGAGCGCAG TATCTAGATGGAACAACTGACATAACTCGAACAGTACATTTTGGAAAACCTACGGCACATGAGAAAGCAAGTTATTCAGCG GTTCTCAAGGGCCACATTGGCTTGGGGAATGCTATATTTCCAAATGGAACCACGG GTCATGTTCTTGATATTCTAGCACGACTTCCATTGTGGAAAGATGGGCTTGATTACAGACATGGAACCGGCCATGGAATTGGGTCATTCCTAAATGTTCATGAAG TTGGTAAACACTGTAAGGCCAGACTTTag